From a region of the Carbonactinospora thermoautotrophica genome:
- a CDS encoding DUF421 domain-containing protein, whose amino-acid sequence MNVEWRELFTLTVSPLEMVVRGTVVYLAIFFLLRFTFKRETGATSITNLLVLVLLADAAQNAMAGEYRSVSDGLILVATIVFWSIAMDFAAYHWPWARRLIHPRPLLLYDHGRILHHNLRRELLTVEELEYELRLRGVQSLQEVETVYMEPNGQISVVPKEQANAVDAPERQVP is encoded by the coding sequence ATGAACGTGGAGTGGCGGGAGCTGTTCACGCTCACGGTGTCCCCGCTGGAGATGGTGGTCCGGGGCACCGTGGTGTACCTGGCGATCTTCTTCCTGCTCCGGTTCACCTTCAAGCGCGAGACCGGAGCGACCAGCATCACCAACCTGTTGGTGCTGGTGTTGCTGGCCGATGCCGCCCAGAACGCCATGGCCGGCGAGTACCGCAGTGTGAGCGACGGCCTGATCCTCGTCGCCACCATCGTGTTCTGGTCGATCGCGATGGACTTCGCGGCCTACCACTGGCCCTGGGCGCGGCGCCTCATCCACCCGCGCCCCCTGCTGCTGTACGACCACGGCCGCATCCTCCACCACAACCTGCGCCGCGAGCTGCTCACCGTGGAGGAGCTGGAGTACGAGCTGCGCCTGCGCGGCGTGCAAAGCCTGCAGGAGGTGGAGACCGTGTACATGGAGCCCAACGGCCAGATCAGCGTCGTCCCCAAGGAACAGGCGAACGCGGTGGACGCGCCCGAACGGCAGGTGCCCTGA
- a CDS encoding FUSC family protein has translation MARTHEPGHQQAGLGPTGLQTLGDQVTRLLSQLRRHGVRHWLERERDAFVQTLKITAGCVIAWWLAAEVVGADLPVLAPMGVLLTVTATAYSTVIRGVQQVIAVLVGFGAAFAFIRLFGVNAATLAVLIFAGLVLTRMLRLPPQNVQIPLTALLVLALGSGYGFARFVDTLIGAAVGMALNVFVLPPRYTDRAGKELADLADELALLIGDIAQGVRGEWTYDQAHDWLRRAREVARGLRDTQETAEQAAESLRFTLRRPDTEARLRQITEAATCLDHACHQVRGIARGLADLAAGARGLPGADTRLPTAFPELLRVVSRAFDAFSRLQVGQGSARDLAGLRAALREGEQLQQALSSALRESPSPDLWQVHGALLDDCQRLLYEVDPDIGPHRAAIPARAVA, from the coding sequence ATGGCGCGCACCCATGAACCCGGCCACCAGCAGGCCGGTCTCGGCCCCACCGGCCTGCAGACGCTCGGCGACCAGGTGACCAGGCTGCTGAGCCAGCTGCGGCGACACGGGGTGCGGCACTGGCTGGAGCGCGAGCGGGACGCGTTCGTCCAGACGCTGAAGATCACAGCCGGCTGCGTCATCGCCTGGTGGCTCGCGGCCGAGGTGGTGGGCGCCGACCTGCCGGTCCTAGCACCCATGGGCGTGCTGCTCACGGTGACCGCCACCGCGTACAGCACCGTCATCCGGGGCGTGCAGCAGGTCATCGCGGTGCTGGTCGGGTTCGGCGCGGCGTTCGCCTTCATCCGGCTCTTCGGCGTCAACGCGGCCACCCTGGCCGTGCTGATCTTCGCCGGGCTGGTGCTGACCCGGATGCTGAGGCTGCCGCCGCAGAACGTCCAGATCCCCCTCACCGCGCTGCTCGTGCTCGCGCTCGGCAGCGGGTACGGGTTCGCCCGGTTCGTCGACACCCTGATCGGCGCGGCGGTCGGCATGGCGCTCAACGTGTTCGTGCTGCCACCCCGGTACACCGACCGCGCCGGCAAGGAGCTGGCCGACCTCGCTGACGAGCTGGCCCTGCTGATCGGCGACATCGCCCAGGGGGTACGCGGCGAGTGGACATACGACCAGGCCCACGACTGGTTGCGCCGCGCCCGGGAGGTGGCGCGCGGGTTGCGGGATACCCAGGAGACCGCCGAGCAGGCCGCGGAGTCGCTGCGGTTCACCCTGCGCCGGCCCGACACCGAGGCGCGGCTGCGGCAGATCACCGAGGCGGCCACCTGCCTGGACCACGCCTGCCACCAGGTACGCGGCATCGCCCGAGGGCTGGCGGACCTGGCCGCCGGGGCGCGCGGGCTGCCGGGGGCGGACACCCGGCTGCCCACGGCGTTCCCCGAGCTGTTGCGCGTGGTCAGCCGGGCGTTCGACGCGTTCAGCCGGCTCCAGGTAGGCCAGGGCAGCGCCCGGGACCTGGCCGGCCTGCGCGCTGCGCTGCGCGAGGGCGAGCAGCTCCAGCAGGCGCTGAGCTCCGCGCTGCGGGAGTCGCCCTCGCCCGACCTGTGGCAGGTGCACGGGGCGCTGCTCGACGACTGCCAGCGACTGCTGTACGAGGTGGACCCGGACATCGGGCCGCACCGGGCGGCGATCCCGGCGCGGGCGGTTGCTTAG
- a CDS encoding cystathionine beta-synthase, producing the protein MQYYESIVDLVGNTPLVRLNRVAQQVQPLVLAKVEYFNPGGSVKDRIALRMIEAAEQTGQLKPGGTIVEPTSGNTGVGLALVAQQKGYRCVFVCPDKVSQDKINVLRAYGAEVVVCPTAVAPEHPDSYYNVSDRLVREIPNAWKPDQYSNPNNPRSHYETTGPELWEQTEGRITHFVAGIGTGGTISGTGRYLKEVSNGRVRIIGADPEGSVYSGGSGRPYLVEGVGEDFWPQAYDREICDEVIAVSDKDSFLMTRRLAREEGLLVGGSCGMAVVAALRVAERCGPDDVVVVLLPDSGRGYLSKIFNDEWMSAYGFLATESDEPRVGDVLEHKGGALPELVHVHPHETVGEAVEILREYGVSQMPVIKEEPPVMAAEVVGSIVERDLLHALYQKRARVDDPLERHMSPPLPVVGSGEPLSCLMPALEKADAAVVLVDGKPRGIVTRQDLLAFLASR; encoded by the coding sequence GTGCAGTACTACGAGTCGATCGTCGACCTGGTCGGGAACACCCCGCTGGTACGCCTCAACAGGGTCGCCCAGCAGGTGCAGCCGCTCGTGCTCGCCAAGGTCGAATACTTCAACCCGGGCGGTTCGGTCAAGGACCGCATCGCGCTGCGGATGATCGAGGCTGCGGAGCAGACCGGTCAGCTCAAGCCGGGCGGCACCATTGTAGAGCCGACGAGCGGCAACACCGGGGTCGGACTCGCGCTGGTCGCCCAGCAGAAGGGCTACCGCTGCGTCTTCGTCTGCCCGGACAAGGTCTCCCAAGACAAGATCAACGTGCTGCGGGCGTACGGGGCGGAGGTCGTGGTCTGCCCGACCGCGGTCGCGCCGGAGCACCCCGATTCGTACTACAACGTGTCCGACCGGCTGGTCCGCGAGATCCCGAACGCCTGGAAGCCCGACCAGTACTCCAACCCCAACAACCCGCGGTCCCACTACGAGACCACCGGGCCCGAGCTGTGGGAGCAGACCGAAGGCCGGATCACCCACTTCGTGGCCGGCATCGGCACCGGCGGCACGATCAGCGGCACCGGCAGGTACCTCAAGGAGGTCTCCAACGGCCGCGTGCGGATCATCGGCGCCGACCCGGAGGGTTCGGTGTACTCCGGTGGCTCCGGCCGGCCGTACCTGGTCGAGGGCGTCGGCGAGGACTTCTGGCCGCAGGCGTACGACCGGGAGATCTGCGACGAGGTCATCGCCGTCTCCGACAAGGACTCCTTTCTCATGACCCGCCGACTGGCCCGCGAGGAGGGCCTGCTGGTCGGCGGCTCCTGCGGCATGGCGGTGGTCGCGGCGCTGCGCGTGGCCGAGCGCTGCGGACCGGACGACGTGGTCGTGGTGCTGCTGCCCGACTCCGGGCGCGGGTACCTGTCCAAGATCTTCAACGACGAGTGGATGTCCGCCTACGGGTTCCTCGCCACCGAGTCGGACGAGCCGCGCGTCGGCGACGTGCTCGAGCACAAGGGCGGCGCGTTGCCCGAGCTGGTGCACGTCCACCCGCACGAGACCGTGGGCGAGGCGGTGGAGATCCTGCGCGAGTACGGGGTCTCGCAGATGCCCGTGATCAAGGAGGAGCCGCCGGTCATGGCGGCCGAGGTCGTCGGTTCCATCGTCGAGCGGGACCTGCTGCACGCGCTGTACCAGAAGCGCGCCCGCGTCGACGACCCCCTGGAGCGGCACATGTCGCCGCCGCTCCCGGTCGTCGGGTCCGGCGAGCCGCTGAGCTGCCTCATGCCCGCGCTGGAGAAGGCCGACGCCGCCGTCGTCCTGGTGGACGGCAAGCCGCGCGGCATCGTCACCCGCCAGGACCTGCTGGCGTTCCTGGCGTCGCGCTGA
- a CDS encoding SGNH/GDSL hydrolase family protein: protein MSRARAARRIVKAAAYGGGGIGVLTGAFIGLIMAEAKLARMAIGTPFGDPPRADGVYGDHYPGEPISFVLIGDSSAAGLGVEHPYETPGGLLAGGLASLAERPVRLTSVAKVGAQSYDLEWQVDLALEARPDIAVIMIGANDVTHRVPPSTSVRLLTEAVRRLRAANCEVVVGTCPDLGTIEPIAQPLRWIARRWSRRLAAAQTIAVVENGGRTVSLGDLLGPEFEANPREMFSSDRFHPSAAGYATAAMAILPTMAAALGVWPEDEPLDALRGEGVLPVAFAAVEAAESAGTEVVGATTTGRAEVRHRDQKTVPKLREAAREGAAEVVVDSPR, encoded by the coding sequence GTGAGCCGCGCCCGGGCCGCCCGTCGCATCGTCAAGGCCGCGGCATACGGCGGCGGAGGTATCGGCGTGCTCACCGGCGCGTTCATCGGCCTGATCATGGCCGAGGCCAAGCTCGCGCGCATGGCCATCGGCACGCCGTTCGGCGACCCGCCGCGCGCGGACGGCGTGTACGGGGACCACTACCCCGGCGAGCCCATCAGCTTCGTGCTCATCGGTGACTCCTCCGCCGCCGGCCTCGGCGTGGAGCACCCGTACGAGACGCCCGGCGGGCTGCTCGCCGGCGGGCTCGCGTCGCTCGCCGAGCGGCCGGTGCGGCTGACCAGCGTCGCCAAGGTCGGCGCCCAGTCGTACGACCTGGAGTGGCAGGTCGATCTGGCCCTGGAGGCCCGGCCCGACATCGCCGTCATCATGATCGGCGCCAACGACGTCACCCACCGGGTGCCGCCGAGCACGTCGGTGCGACTGCTCACCGAGGCAGTGCGCCGCCTGCGCGCGGCCAACTGCGAGGTCGTCGTCGGCACGTGTCCCGACCTGGGCACGATCGAGCCGATCGCCCAGCCGCTGCGCTGGATCGCCCGCCGCTGGAGCCGCCGCCTGGCCGCCGCGCAGACGATCGCCGTGGTCGAGAACGGCGGCCGTACCGTGTCCCTGGGCGACCTGCTCGGTCCGGAGTTCGAAGCCAACCCGCGGGAGATGTTCAGCTCCGACCGGTTCCACCCGTCCGCGGCCGGGTACGCGACCGCGGCGATGGCGATCCTGCCCACAATGGCCGCCGCGCTGGGGGTGTGGCCCGAGGACGAGCCACTGGACGCGCTGCGCGGCGAGGGCGTGCTGCCGGTGGCGTTCGCCGCGGTCGAGGCCGCCGAGTCGGCCGGTACCGAGGTGGTCGGCGCCACCACGACCGGCCGGGCCGAGGTGCGGCACCGCGACCAGAAGACCGTTCCGAAGCTGCGGGAGGCGGCCCGAGAGGGAGCTGCCGAGGTGGTGGTCGACTCCCCGCGCTGA
- a CDS encoding acetyl-CoA C-acetyltransferase: MPEAVIVATARSPIGRAGKGSLKDIRPDDLVAQVIRAVLDKVPQLDPREIDDLYLGCAEPEAEHGLNMARRVAVQLGYDHLPGATINRFCASSLQTTRMAFHAIKAGEGDVFISAGVECVSRYPAFAGAGEGSDQYHNPLFDEAKARTQRYAETNETWHDPREDGQLPDVYISMGQTAENVATLRGITREEQDEFGVRSQNLAEKALMNGFWAREIVPVTLPDGTVVSKDDGPRLGTTLEKVRELKPVFRETGTVTAGNCCPLNDGAAAVVVMSDEKAAQLGLTPLARIVSTGVSALSPEIMGLGPVEASRQALARAGMSIKDVDLVEINEAFAAQVIPSYRDLGVDIDKLNVNGGAIAIGHPFGMTGARILTTLINSLQFHDKQIGLETMCVGGGQGMAMVIERLS, from the coding sequence ATGCCCGAGGCTGTCATCGTCGCCACCGCACGTTCCCCCATCGGCCGCGCCGGCAAGGGTTCGCTCAAGGACATCCGGCCGGACGACCTTGTCGCCCAGGTCATCCGCGCCGTGCTCGACAAGGTCCCGCAGTTGGACCCGCGCGAGATCGACGACCTGTACCTCGGCTGCGCCGAGCCCGAGGCCGAGCACGGCCTGAACATGGCCCGCCGGGTCGCCGTCCAGCTCGGCTACGACCACCTGCCCGGGGCCACCATCAACCGGTTCTGCGCGTCTTCGCTGCAGACCACCCGGATGGCGTTCCACGCGATCAAGGCCGGCGAGGGGGACGTGTTCATCTCCGCGGGCGTGGAGTGCGTATCCCGGTACCCGGCGTTCGCCGGCGCGGGCGAGGGCTCTGACCAGTACCACAACCCGCTGTTCGACGAGGCCAAGGCGCGCACCCAACGGTACGCCGAGACCAACGAGACCTGGCACGACCCGCGCGAGGACGGCCAGCTCCCGGACGTCTACATCTCGATGGGCCAGACCGCGGAGAACGTCGCGACGCTGCGCGGCATCACCCGCGAGGAGCAGGACGAGTTCGGCGTCCGCTCCCAGAACCTCGCCGAGAAGGCCCTGATGAACGGGTTCTGGGCGCGGGAGATCGTCCCGGTCACGCTGCCCGACGGCACGGTCGTCTCCAAGGACGACGGCCCCCGGCTCGGTACGACCCTGGAGAAGGTGCGCGAGCTCAAGCCGGTGTTCCGCGAGACGGGCACGGTGACGGCCGGCAACTGCTGCCCGCTCAACGACGGCGCCGCCGCGGTCGTCGTGATGAGCGACGAAAAGGCCGCGCAGCTCGGCCTCACGCCGCTCGCGCGCATCGTGTCGACCGGCGTCTCGGCGCTCTCGCCGGAGATCATGGGGCTGGGCCCGGTGGAGGCGTCCCGGCAGGCGCTGGCCCGCGCCGGCATGAGCATCAAGGACGTCGACCTGGTCGAGATCAACGAGGCGTTCGCCGCCCAGGTGATCCCGTCCTACCGGGACCTCGGCGTCGACATCGACAAGCTGAACGTGAACGGGGGCGCGATCGCGATCGGCCATCCCTTCGGCATGACCGGCGCCCGCATCCTGACCACGTTGATCAACTCGCTCCAGTTCCACGACAAGCAGATCGGCCTGGAGACCATGTGCGTGGGCGGCGGCCAGGGCATGGCGATGGTCATCGAACGACTCAGCTGA
- a CDS encoding DUF4287 domain-containing protein: MSLHHSEETHSKLVERIPQVTGRELHEWFKTLENGPAFLRFEERVNWLRDEHGLSHGHATAIIHEHDRRRASRAFR; encoded by the coding sequence ATGTCGCTGCACCACTCCGAGGAGACCCACAGCAAGCTGGTCGAGCGGATCCCCCAGGTCACCGGTCGCGAACTGCATGAGTGGTTCAAGACGCTGGAGAACGGACCCGCGTTCCTAAGGTTCGAAGAGCGTGTGAACTGGCTCCGTGACGAACACGGCCTCTCGCACGGACACGCGACCGCCATCATCCACGAGCACGACCGGCGACGCGCCTCCCGAGCATTCCGCTGA
- a CDS encoding PPOX class F420-dependent oxidoreductase, whose protein sequence is MDAAEARDFLREHHRAVVATFRADGRPHLSPVLAGVDEKGRVIISSTEDRVKVRNLRRDPRIAVCVFAEGFFGPWLQVEGDAEVVSLPEAMEPLVDYYRRIAGEHPDWDEYRAAMKRERRVLIRFEIARAIG, encoded by the coding sequence ATGGACGCAGCCGAGGCCCGCGACTTCCTCCGCGAGCACCACCGCGCCGTGGTGGCGACGTTCCGCGCGGACGGGCGACCGCACCTGTCACCGGTCCTCGCCGGAGTGGACGAGAAGGGGCGGGTGATCATCAGCAGCACCGAGGACCGGGTGAAGGTACGCAACCTACGCCGCGACCCGCGGATCGCGGTCTGCGTCTTCGCCGAGGGGTTCTTCGGCCCGTGGCTGCAGGTGGAGGGTGACGCGGAGGTCGTCTCCTTGCCGGAGGCGATGGAACCGCTGGTCGACTACTACCGGCGGATCGCGGGGGAGCATCCCGACTGGGACGAGTACCGGGCGGCGATGAAACGGGAACGCCGGGTGCTGATCCGGTTCGAGATCGCCCGCGCGATCGGCTGA
- a CDS encoding Bax inhibitor-1/YccA family protein, producing the protein MQSRNPILTRSGAFTRGGYATFDTSTPSAQQLEAMYQAPPATPLQTGRMTIDDVVAKTALSLLTVVVAGALAWFFLPAGAMGVPVVAALVGFVLALIISFTTSTNPALILTYAALEGVFLGAVSKAFNVMMPGIVVQAVFGTLVAFGTMLFLYKSRRIRVTPQFTKILLAAIIGFAVAALLNLVLGLFGVNLGLRDAGPVGLVFTALGVVLASLSLALDFHLAEEGVRAGWPHKMAWYVAFGLTVTLVWLYLEILRLIYIVRSLMEE; encoded by the coding sequence ATGCAGAGCAGGAACCCGATCCTGACCCGGAGTGGAGCCTTCACCCGGGGCGGGTACGCCACCTTCGACACCAGCACGCCGAGCGCGCAGCAGCTCGAGGCGATGTACCAGGCGCCGCCTGCGACACCCCTGCAGACAGGCCGGATGACGATCGACGACGTGGTCGCCAAGACCGCGCTGTCGCTGCTGACCGTCGTCGTAGCCGGCGCGCTGGCCTGGTTCTTCCTCCCGGCCGGGGCGATGGGCGTCCCGGTCGTCGCAGCGCTGGTCGGCTTCGTGCTGGCCTTGATCATCTCGTTCACCACCAGCACCAACCCGGCGCTGATCCTGACCTACGCCGCGCTGGAGGGCGTGTTCCTGGGCGCGGTCAGCAAGGCCTTCAACGTGATGATGCCGGGCATCGTCGTGCAGGCGGTGTTCGGCACCCTGGTCGCCTTCGGCACCATGCTCTTCCTCTACAAGAGCCGCCGGATCCGGGTGACGCCGCAGTTCACCAAGATCCTGCTCGCGGCGATCATCGGCTTCGCGGTGGCCGCTCTGCTGAACCTGGTGCTGGGGCTGTTCGGCGTGAACCTGGGCCTGCGCGACGCCGGCCCGGTCGGCCTGGTGTTCACGGCCCTCGGCGTGGTGCTGGCCTCGTTGTCCCTCGCGCTGGACTTCCACCTCGCCGAGGAGGGTGTGCGCGCCGGCTGGCCGCACAAGATGGCCTGGTATGTGGCGTTCGGCCTGACGGTCACACTGGTGTGGCTGTACCTGGAGATCCTGCGCCTGATCTACATCGTGCGAAGCCTGATGGAGGAGTGA
- a CDS encoding NAD(P)-dependent alcohol dehydrogenase, translating into MKAVRLHQYEERPVVEDVPEPRISGPLEVLVEIGGAGLCRTDLHIVEGQWAAKSGVTLPYTLGHENAGWVRDVGTAVTNVAPGDAVILHPLVTCGLCLACRAGDDVHCENSRFPGIDSDGGMAEFLLTGARSVLKLGPSLHPVDVAALADAGLTAYHAVRKAVPLVHPGAHVVVIGAGGLGHIGIQCLLALTVAEITVVDVSEASLDLAKRLGAHHVVRAGPATVSEVRDICGGGAHVVLDFVGERGTEAEGIALLRRAASYFVVGYGGRIDIPTIDIISNEINVIGNLVGSYNDLADLMTLAAQGRVRLHTRTYPLEAINDAMDDLDAGRLQGRGILVPATR; encoded by the coding sequence GTGAAGGCAGTGCGGTTGCATCAGTACGAGGAGCGTCCCGTGGTCGAGGACGTCCCCGAACCGAGGATCTCCGGTCCGCTTGAGGTACTCGTGGAGATCGGCGGTGCGGGACTGTGCCGAACCGACCTGCACATCGTCGAGGGTCAGTGGGCGGCGAAGTCCGGCGTGACCCTGCCGTACACGCTCGGCCACGAGAACGCCGGCTGGGTCCGCGACGTGGGAACCGCGGTGACCAACGTCGCGCCCGGCGACGCCGTGATCCTGCACCCCTTGGTCACATGCGGGCTGTGCCTGGCCTGTCGGGCCGGAGACGACGTGCATTGCGAGAACTCGCGTTTCCCGGGCATCGACTCGGACGGCGGGATGGCGGAGTTCCTGCTCACCGGCGCCCGGTCGGTGCTGAAGCTGGGCCCGTCGCTGCATCCGGTGGACGTGGCCGCGCTCGCGGACGCGGGGCTGACGGCCTACCACGCGGTGCGCAAGGCCGTCCCCCTGGTCCACCCGGGCGCGCACGTCGTGGTCATCGGCGCCGGCGGGCTGGGCCACATCGGGATCCAGTGCCTCCTCGCGCTCACCGTAGCCGAGATCACGGTGGTGGACGTGTCCGAGGCCAGCCTGGATCTGGCCAAGCGGCTCGGCGCGCACCACGTCGTGCGGGCGGGGCCCGCGACCGTCTCCGAGGTACGGGACATCTGCGGCGGTGGCGCGCACGTGGTGCTCGACTTCGTCGGCGAGCGGGGGACCGAGGCCGAGGGGATCGCGCTGCTGCGCCGCGCCGCCTCCTACTTCGTGGTCGGGTACGGGGGCCGGATCGACATCCCGACCATCGACATCATCTCGAACGAGATCAACGTCATCGGCAACCTCGTCGGCAGTTACAACGACCTGGCCGACCTGATGACGCTCGCCGCCCAGGGCAGGGTACGGCTGCACACGCGGACCTACCCGCTAGAGGCGATCAACGACGCCATGGACGACCTGGACGCGGGTCGGCTGCAGGGCCGCGGCATCCTCGTGCCCGCCACACGTTGA
- a CDS encoding amidohydrolase family protein has product MYTKDGERYFIVDGHVHFWDGSPANQANKYGEGFISCFYDYHRGLSPAEWVWPREKFERYSEDDLIHDLFEEGYVDRAIFLPTYLSDFYVNGFNTTAQNGAVAEKHPGKFIVNGAWDPRNGEPGLRRLEEDAARWNLKGVKLYTAEWKGDSKGWKLTDPWAQRYLEKCRELGITNIHVHKGPTIWPLNRDAFDVADVDDAATAFPELNFIVEHCGLPRLEDFCWIAVQEPNVYGGLAVALPFIHSRPRYFAQVIGELLYWLGEDRILFASDYAIWQPKWLVEMFVDFQIPEDLRGEYPELTPDVKRKA; this is encoded by the coding sequence ATGTACACGAAGGACGGCGAGCGCTACTTCATCGTCGACGGCCACGTCCACTTCTGGGACGGGAGCCCCGCCAACCAGGCCAACAAGTACGGCGAGGGCTTCATCAGCTGCTTCTACGACTACCACCGCGGCCTGAGCCCCGCCGAGTGGGTCTGGCCGCGGGAGAAGTTCGAGCGCTACAGCGAGGACGACCTGATCCACGACCTCTTCGAGGAGGGATACGTCGACAGGGCGATCTTCCTGCCGACGTACCTGTCCGACTTCTACGTCAACGGCTTCAACACCACCGCGCAGAACGGCGCGGTCGCCGAGAAGCACCCGGGAAAGTTCATCGTCAACGGGGCCTGGGACCCGCGCAACGGCGAACCCGGGCTGCGCAGGCTCGAGGAGGACGCGGCGCGCTGGAACCTCAAGGGGGTGAAGCTGTACACCGCCGAGTGGAAGGGCGACTCCAAGGGCTGGAAGCTCACCGACCCCTGGGCCCAGCGGTACCTGGAGAAGTGCCGGGAACTGGGCATCACCAACATCCACGTCCACAAGGGGCCGACGATCTGGCCGCTGAACCGGGACGCCTTCGACGTCGCCGACGTCGACGACGCCGCCACCGCCTTTCCCGAGCTGAACTTCATCGTGGAGCACTGCGGGCTGCCGCGGCTGGAGGACTTCTGCTGGATCGCCGTGCAGGAGCCCAACGTGTACGGAGGCCTCGCGGTCGCGCTCCCGTTCATCCACTCGCGACCGCGGTACTTCGCCCAGGTCATCGGAGAGCTGCTGTACTGGCTCGGGGAGGATCGCATCCTCTTCGCCAGCGACTACGCGATCTGGCAGCCGAAGTGGCTGGTGGAGATGTTCGTCGACTTCCAGATCCCGGAGGACCTGCGCGGCGAGTACCCCGAGCTCACGCCGGACGTCAAGCGCAAGGCCTGA
- a CDS encoding iron-sulfur cluster assembly protein, translating into MTGHAPDRGLGNSRRAGPTASRETHRPATEPSPRPDPAAVRAALATVRDPELDEPVTDLGFVAEIRVEGGEVSIRLRLPTYFCAPNFAYLMVADAYDVVSALPGVERVAVRLEDHFAASEINAGVAAGQGFAAAFPALADGELAQVRRVFLRKAFLAATERVCAGVLRDGLSPDALAGLRLGDVPPSPDLDRLRRRRAELGLPDDPDARLLVDTDGRPLHRDEAAAHLRFARVTRVGVDANTALCRTLITTRYAPPGPRTGRTTRQVGGPA; encoded by the coding sequence ATGACCGGCCATGCCCCGGACCGGGGCCTCGGCAACAGCCGGCGCGCCGGGCCGACCGCGAGCCGCGAGACGCATCGTCCAGCGACCGAGCCGTCGCCAAGGCCGGACCCCGCCGCGGTGCGGGCCGCGCTCGCCACGGTCCGCGACCCGGAACTCGACGAGCCCGTCACCGACCTCGGCTTCGTCGCCGAGATCCGCGTCGAGGGCGGGGAGGTGAGCATCCGGCTGCGGCTGCCGACCTACTTCTGCGCGCCGAACTTCGCCTACCTCATGGTCGCCGACGCCTACGACGTGGTGTCCGCGCTGCCCGGTGTGGAACGGGTCGCGGTGCGGCTGGAGGACCACTTCGCCGCCAGCGAGATCAACGCCGGTGTCGCGGCGGGACAGGGGTTCGCCGCCGCGTTCCCGGCGCTGGCCGACGGCGAACTCGCGCAAGTACGCCGCGTCTTCCTCCGCAAGGCGTTCCTCGCCGCCACCGAACGGGTCTGCGCCGGGGTCCTCCGGGACGGCCTTTCGCCCGACGCGCTGGCCGGGCTGCGGCTCGGCGACGTCCCACCCTCACCCGACCTGGACCGGCTGCGACGCCGCCGCGCGGAGCTCGGCCTGCCTGACGACCCGGACGCACGACTGCTCGTCGACACCGACGGCCGCCCACTGCACCGCGACGAGGCCGCCGCGCACCTGCGGTTCGCCCGCGTGACACGCGTCGGTGTCGACGCCAACACCGCCCTGTGCCGCACCCTGATCACCACCCGCTACGCGCCGCCCGGTCCCCGGACCGGCCGCACCACCCGGCAGGTCGGAGGTCCCGCGTGA